One window of the Chryseotalea sp. WA131a genome contains the following:
- a CDS encoding efflux RND transporter permease subunit — MRIAEFSVKNYQFTLIIFALVLAMGLNSLINMPRGEDPETDQPSFSVVVVYPGTSPVDMEKLVVDPMEKRINELDNIKRLTTSISDGLAVFRVDYKHEADRDEKYQEVIREVDALRKELPQDIYAINIQRVSSTDVNILQLALISETASYRELEEKVESLEDKLEKVKSLKKIETFGFPEQEVRVSLNVEKMALNKIPANAVLGALQSENANIPGGRIQMNTRNFNIKTSGEYKNIEEIKNTIVYSANGKILYLKDVADVTSGYEAESHITRLNGHRAVLLTASQKAGQNIFKVDEQVEPILQQFEKELTSNIKMVKNFDQARSVSTRLSRFAKDFIIAILLVSITLLPLGTRAAIVVMISIPLSIFTGLFLLDSFGFTINQLSIVGLIVALGILVDDSIVVIENIERYLRAGKSKREASIEATKQIGLAVLGCTATLILAFLPLVFLPEAAGDFIRSLPMAVIFTVLASLFVSLTIVPFLASRILKSHESPEGNIFLRALKKGIHASYTRILHWCLRHPWPTLGFTAALFVISLGLFKVVGFSLFPKSEKPQFLINIETPSSTNIYETDRVARYVEDELKKEEEIKYFTTNVGKGNPRIYYNVVGRSESSNIAQFFVQTNDISPEKKTKLIDKLRDKFFLYPNAKIEVKDFEQGPPLEAPIAMRIFGENLDTLRSLSMKVEGIIKKTEGTIYVNNPLANQQTDLKIKINKEKAGLLGISIADIDRTIRLGIAGLTIGKFTPGEGQDDINISVTLPKNNYASFDVFDKLQINSITGQAIPLKQVATVEFETSPNLIRHYDKARFATVTSFVKSGYLYEEVTNEVIKKLDAFPFPDGYSYEAAGEVENKKESFGGLSTIILITVFGFIAVLVLEFGNFKSTLIVLSVIPLGVIGAVIMLFLTGNPLSFVAVIGLIALAGIEVKNSILLVDFTHQLRERGVPLNEAIEHAGEIRFVPIVLTSLTAIGGLIPLAIEGNPLYSPLALVIIGGLISSTLLSRLVTPVMYKLLPPKVEVVGEKPGDIPLE, encoded by the coding sequence ATGCGTATAGCCGAATTTTCAGTTAAGAACTATCAGTTCACGCTCATCATTTTTGCATTGGTGTTGGCGATGGGGTTGAACTCACTCATCAACATGCCTCGGGGCGAAGACCCCGAAACCGACCAACCTAGTTTTTCGGTGGTGGTGGTGTATCCGGGCACCAGCCCAGTGGATATGGAGAAGTTGGTGGTGGATCCAATGGAAAAACGAATCAATGAACTGGACAACATCAAACGCCTGACAACCTCTATCAGCGATGGGCTTGCTGTGTTTCGGGTAGACTACAAACACGAAGCAGATCGTGATGAAAAATACCAAGAAGTTATTCGTGAAGTAGATGCCTTGCGAAAGGAATTGCCACAAGATATTTATGCCATTAACATCCAGCGAGTTTCTTCTACCGATGTAAACATTTTGCAATTGGCGTTGATTTCTGAAACTGCCTCGTATCGCGAGTTGGAAGAAAAAGTTGAATCGTTGGAAGATAAACTCGAGAAGGTAAAAAGCTTGAAAAAGATTGAAACATTTGGTTTTCCAGAGCAAGAAGTACGCGTTTCGCTGAATGTGGAAAAAATGGCGTTAAATAAAATTCCCGCAAATGCTGTATTGGGTGCTTTGCAAAGTGAGAATGCCAACATTCCGGGCGGTCGCATTCAAATGAACACCCGCAACTTTAACATTAAAACGAGTGGTGAGTATAAAAATATTGAAGAAATCAAAAACACCATTGTCTATTCTGCCAACGGTAAAATTTTGTATTTGAAAGACGTAGCCGATGTAACCAGTGGTTACGAGGCCGAATCGCACATTACTCGATTGAATGGACACCGTGCAGTATTGTTGACGGCCAGTCAGAAGGCAGGGCAAAACATTTTTAAGGTAGACGAGCAAGTGGAGCCAATACTTCAGCAATTTGAAAAAGAATTGACCTCCAATATTAAGATGGTAAAAAACTTCGACCAAGCGAGAAGTGTGAGCACCCGCTTGAGTCGCTTTGCAAAAGATTTTATCATCGCGATTTTACTGGTGTCGATTACATTGTTGCCGTTGGGTACACGTGCCGCCATTGTGGTGATGATATCCATTCCACTTTCCATTTTTACTGGTCTGTTTTTGTTGGACTCGTTTGGGTTTACCATCAATCAATTAAGTATTGTGGGATTGATTGTGGCGTTGGGCATTTTGGTGGATGACTCCATTGTGGTAATCGAAAACATTGAACGATACCTACGTGCAGGTAAAAGTAAACGCGAGGCGAGTATAGAGGCTACTAAACAGATTGGTTTAGCCGTGTTGGGTTGCACGGCCACGTTGATACTGGCTTTTTTGCCATTGGTATTTTTGCCCGAAGCGGCTGGAGATTTTATTCGCAGTCTGCCAATGGCCGTCATTTTTACCGTGCTGGCTTCCTTGTTTGTATCGTTGACCATCGTTCCGTTTTTGGCGAGCCGCATTTTAAAATCACATGAATCGCCCGAAGGGAATATTTTTCTTCGTGCGCTCAAGAAAGGTATTCACGCTTCGTACACAAGAATTTTGCATTGGTGCTTGCGCCATCCTTGGCCTACATTGGGTTTCACCGCTGCTTTGTTTGTCATTAGTTTGGGGTTGTTCAAAGTCGTTGGCTTTAGTCTCTTTCCAAAATCAGAGAAGCCGCAATTCTTGATTAACATTGAAACCCCTAGCAGTACCAATATTTATGAAACTGATCGAGTAGCACGCTATGTGGAAGATGAATTGAAAAAAGAGGAGGAGATAAAATATTTTACCACCAATGTGGGCAAAGGCAATCCCAGGATTTATTACAATGTGGTGGGCAGGAGCGAATCGAGCAACATTGCACAGTTCTTTGTGCAGACAAATGATATTTCACCGGAGAAGAAAACCAAGTTGATCGACAAACTCCGCGATAAATTTTTCCTGTATCCCAATGCCAAAATTGAAGTAAAGGATTTTGAGCAAGGGCCACCCTTGGAGGCGCCTATTGCCATGCGGATTTTTGGTGAAAACTTAGATACCCTTCGAAGCCTATCCATGAAAGTTGAAGGCATCATCAAGAAAACAGAAGGTACCATCTATGTGAACAATCCCTTGGCCAATCAACAAACTGATTTAAAAATAAAAATCAATAAAGAGAAAGCAGGCTTATTGGGCATCTCTATTGCTGACATCGACCGCACCATTCGATTGGGCATTGCAGGATTAACCATTGGAAAATTTACGCCTGGTGAAGGCCAAGATGACATTAATATTTCAGTGACGCTACCTAAAAATAATTATGCGTCATTCGATGTGTTTGACAAACTCCAAATCAATTCGATTACAGGTCAAGCCATTCCGTTGAAACAAGTAGCCACCGTAGAATTTGAAACATCACCGAATTTGATTCGCCATTATGACAAAGCACGGTTTGCTACGGTAACATCGTTTGTAAAAAGCGGCTATCTCTATGAGGAAGTAACCAACGAGGTAATTAAAAAATTGGATGCTTTTCCGTTCCCGGATGGCTATTCGTATGAAGCGGCCGGTGAAGTCGAAAATAAAAAAGAATCTTTTGGGGGATTGAGTACGATTATACTCATCACCGTGTTTGGTTTCATTGCCGTGTTGGTGTTGGAATTTGGGAACTTTAAGAGCACGTTGATTGTGTTGTCGGTTATTCCGTTGGGTGTAATTGGTGCTGTCATCATGCTATTTCTAACGGGCAATCCATTGTCGTTTGTAGCGGTGATTGGTTTAATTGCTTTGGCAGGAATCGAAGTGAAGAATTCTATTTTGTTGGTGGACTTTACGCACCAATTGCGCGAGCGGGGTGTGCCTTTGAATGAAGCCATTGAACATGCAGGTGAAATTCGTTTTGTGCCAATTGTGTTAACATCACTTACCGCTATTGGCGGATTGATTCCATTAGCGATTGAAGGCAACCCGTTGTATTCACCATTGGCATTGGTCATCATTGGTGGCTTGATTAGTTCAACATTGTTATCACGATTGGTAACACCAGTGATGTACAAATTGCTTCCACCCAAAGTAGAAGTAGTGGGAGAGAAGCCGGGGGATATACCCTTGGAGTAA
- a CDS encoding TetR/AcrR family transcriptional regulator, translating to MGVKERKERDRQEMRDQILKSAHQLFLAKGFDQISIRNIAEAIEYSPATIYLYFKDKNEIFHALHKQGFGMLNQSFQPLTQIANPFERLNEMGKAYIQFATSNPEVYDLLFIRTEPMEHLATCLDDHWTEGDRAFDVLLQTVKGCQQQGYFVGLDTQNMAMLIWSFIHGLCALGISKHISHVKEARDNQLVVDEIMKNTYHTFQAMMERLKD from the coding sequence ATGGGAGTGAAAGAGCGCAAAGAACGAGACCGCCAAGAAATGCGGGACCAGATTTTAAAATCTGCCCACCAACTTTTTTTGGCCAAGGGTTTCGACCAAATCAGCATACGAAATATTGCCGAGGCCATTGAGTACAGCCCCGCCACTATCTATCTCTACTTCAAAGACAAGAACGAAATCTTCCATGCATTGCATAAGCAAGGTTTTGGTATGTTGAATCAGTCATTTCAGCCGCTTACACAAATTGCCAATCCGTTTGAGCGACTGAACGAAATGGGCAAGGCTTACATTCAATTTGCTACCTCCAATCCTGAAGTATATGATTTGTTGTTCATTCGAACAGAACCCATGGAACATTTAGCCACTTGTTTGGATGACCACTGGACGGAGGGTGATCGTGCATTTGATGTGCTCTTGCAAACAGTGAAAGGTTGTCAACAGCAAGGATACTTTGTTGGCCTTGATACACAAAACATGGCCATGTTGATCTGGAGCTTTATTCACGGCTTATGCGCATTGGGTATTAGTAAACATATATCGCATGTAAAAGAAGCCCGCGATAACCAACTGGTGGTTGATGAAATTATGAAAAACACTTACCACACGTTTCAAGCGATGATGGAGCGATTGAAGGACTAA
- a CDS encoding efflux RND transporter periplasmic adaptor subunit, protein MKKNYFLLLVPVSLAALFFACSGEKKETAKSVVDDSAIAVKLVNVEQDEYSLPVISSGLISTETESRLSFKVPGIITKIYVKEGDAITKGQLLASLDLTEIDAQVSQAKNAMEKATRDFERGQRLFKDSAATLEQIQNLQTAFNVSQESYRIASFNKQYSTIHALASGRVIKKYLNEGELASPGVPVLVVNTSAQNNWIVKVGLPDVDWVRVKTGDKVTITTDAYPNTELQGELTAVNEGSELVTGLYQAEVKINADGKKLASGLFAKVKIQPSSKQKLWSVPIESLVEGQGKTASVFVVQSDNKSVKKVTVQVAYLENKKAFIAAGLENITQVVEAGSAFLTENSVVSIAKN, encoded by the coding sequence ATGAAAAAGAACTACTTCCTTTTATTAGTCCCGGTTTCACTGGCTGCGTTGTTTTTTGCTTGCAGTGGTGAAAAGAAAGAAACCGCAAAGTCGGTAGTGGACGACTCGGCCATTGCAGTCAAACTGGTAAACGTAGAGCAAGACGAATACAGTCTGCCCGTCATTAGTTCTGGTTTAATCAGCACCGAAACCGAATCGCGACTTTCATTTAAAGTGCCGGGCATCATCACCAAAATTTATGTGAAAGAAGGCGATGCCATTACCAAAGGCCAGTTGCTGGCTTCGCTCGATTTAACCGAAATAGATGCGCAAGTGAGCCAAGCGAAAAATGCGATGGAAAAAGCCACGCGCGATTTCGAGCGCGGTCAACGCTTGTTCAAAGATTCGGCTGCCACGCTGGAGCAAATCCAAAACCTCCAAACTGCTTTCAATGTATCGCAAGAAAGTTATCGTATTGCTTCTTTCAACAAACAATATTCTACCATTCATGCATTGGCTTCGGGCCGAGTGATTAAAAAATATTTGAACGAAGGCGAGTTGGCTTCTCCAGGCGTGCCCGTGTTAGTGGTCAACACATCTGCGCAAAACAACTGGATAGTTAAAGTTGGTTTGCCTGATGTGGATTGGGTGCGCGTGAAGACGGGAGACAAAGTAACCATTACCACAGATGCGTATCCAAACACGGAATTGCAGGGTGAATTGACGGCCGTTAACGAAGGTTCGGAATTGGTAACAGGTTTATACCAAGCCGAAGTAAAAATAAATGCAGATGGGAAAAAGTTGGCATCTGGACTTTTTGCAAAAGTCAAAATCCAACCATCCAGTAAGCAAAAACTGTGGAGTGTGCCGATTGAGTCATTGGTGGAAGGGCAAGGAAAAACAGCCAGTGTGTTTGTTGTTCAATCGGATAATAAATCGGTGAAGAAAGTGACGGTGCAAGTTGCCTACTTAGAAAATAAGAAAGCATTTATTGCTGCTGGCTTAGAGAATATCACCCAAGTTGTGGAAGCTGGCTCTGCCTTCTTAACAGAAAATTCTGTTGTCAGCATTGCCAAAAATTAA
- a CDS encoding class I SAM-dependent methyltransferase: protein MEIMKDRFSEHSKLYLSFRPTYPNELYEFIYRHVNDFNCVWDCATGNGQAAVALCKKFSHVYATDISENQLTNATIEPNIYYSISSAEKTIFASHSFDLITVAQAAHWFKVALFFNEVKRVAKRDATLAIWGYGLLKVNPAIDEHIHHFYTQVVGSYWDKERKLIDDHYRSLPFPFEEIPSTAFQFSFEWTIHELQGYLTTWSSVQKFIRQNNQNPVVDLMKLMQPLWASEKMKITFPLFLRLGKIC from the coding sequence ATGGAAATTATGAAGGATCGTTTCTCAGAACACTCAAAGCTATATCTATCTTTCCGGCCAACGTACCCCAACGAGCTTTATGAATTTATTTATCGACACGTCAATGACTTTAATTGTGTGTGGGATTGTGCCACCGGCAATGGGCAAGCTGCCGTAGCATTGTGTAAAAAATTTTCTCACGTCTATGCAACTGACATTAGTGAGAATCAATTGACGAATGCCACAATTGAACCGAACATTTATTATTCAATTTCATCTGCCGAGAAAACAATTTTTGCCAGCCACTCATTTGATTTAATTACCGTGGCTCAAGCAGCACATTGGTTTAAGGTAGCGTTGTTTTTTAATGAAGTGAAGCGCGTGGCAAAACGGGACGCAACGTTGGCGATTTGGGGTTATGGTCTTTTAAAAGTTAACCCCGCTATCGATGAGCACATTCATCACTTCTATACGCAAGTCGTGGGGTCGTATTGGGATAAAGAGCGGAAGTTAATTGACGACCACTACCGTAGCCTTCCTTTTCCATTTGAAGAAATACCATCTACCGCTTTTCAATTTTCTTTTGAGTGGACGATTCATGAACTGCAAGGCTACCTTACTACATGGTCATCGGTACAAAAGTTTATTCGACAAAACAATCAGAACCCAGTAGTGGACTTAATGAAGTTAATGCAGCCGTTATGGGCTTCTGAAAAAATGAAAATCACTTTTCCTTTATTTCTCCGCTTAGGAAAAATTTGTTAA
- a CDS encoding tetratricopeptide repeat protein, producing MSVEYLENAEKNFGQGTPACMNLIEAALQLDPNNAAAWRELSVPYLKRGLPHEWKPLFDKAVELDPVAWQGWRGYLKLFFYRDYESAIADFNATDTLTPNFTDYPQSMSVDYQRGLAYFQLNEKEKALDYYTRYINEVTAKSGEDWVDVNAFVHRAIVYIKMEDYEKAKSDLEKCLKYYSSSADAYYHLAVINLQTGNHALAKEHIAKARLLFEKDAYMHRPYVEVFGQIYLSDIVNLESKLPSDTDLSR from the coding sequence ATGTCAGTCGAGTATTTGGAGAATGCCGAGAAGAATTTTGGACAAGGAACTCCAGCGTGTATGAATTTAATTGAGGCAGCTCTTCAATTAGACCCGAATAATGCGGCTGCTTGGCGCGAGCTTTCTGTACCTTATCTTAAGCGTGGCCTTCCCCATGAATGGAAACCCCTTTTTGATAAAGCGGTAGAGCTTGACCCTGTAGCTTGGCAAGGATGGCGCGGTTACCTGAAATTGTTTTTCTATCGCGATTATGAATCGGCCATCGCAGATTTTAATGCCACCGACACCCTAACGCCCAACTTTACCGATTATCCGCAAAGCATGAGTGTTGACTACCAACGAGGCCTTGCTTATTTCCAATTAAATGAAAAAGAGAAAGCATTGGATTACTATACACGATACATTAATGAAGTAACGGCCAAAAGCGGAGAAGATTGGGTAGATGTGAATGCCTTTGTTCATCGCGCCATTGTGTATATCAAAATGGAAGATTATGAAAAGGCAAAATCCGATTTGGAAAAATGCCTGAAGTATTATTCCTCATCAGCGGATGCCTACTATCATTTAGCCGTCATCAACTTACAAACAGGCAACCATGCTCTTGCCAAGGAGCATATCGCCAAAGCAAGGCTACTATTCGAAAAAGATGCTTACATGCACCGACCCTATGTTGAGGTGTTTGGGCAGATTTATTTATCTGATATTGTAAATCTGGAGAGCAAGCTCCCGAGTGACACAGACCTATCTCGGTAA
- a CDS encoding TolC family protein — MNTRSYIFTFVLLIVSLQLLAQSSILDQYIQEGLKSNLQLQQEQLNYEKSVDNLGLARALFMPQISAVANYTLAGGGRKIQFPVGDLLNPVYTTLNQLTGTSAFPQIANVNEQFLPNNFHETKLRVIQPLFNPEIYFNYKAQKELITVQQAQKNVYQNELKYNITSAYYQYLQSEEALTILNKTKILLQELLKINTRLVANAKATKDVVLSTEYELSKIDQQIAENQKNNQVARSYFNFLLNRELEAPIIKDTTMVSTAQVNQNLNDLTDEAIKNRQEVKQLEGGMRANEELVGLQKGNAWLPKINAVGDIGYQGFQYKFDQPQQFYLVQFGLSWDIFKGGEKRMRVQQARIDQSVLENKMQQLKKQIELQVIQAYYELETSRQALASSQSGVRSTEKSFQIIRSKYNEGQAILLEYLDAQNKLTTSSLTQSINYYELLRKEAALHKTLSNL, encoded by the coding sequence ATGAATACCAGAAGCTACATTTTTACATTCGTGCTGTTGATAGTCAGTCTGCAGCTATTGGCTCAATCCTCCATTTTAGATCAATACATTCAGGAAGGCCTGAAGAGCAACTTGCAATTGCAGCAAGAGCAATTGAATTATGAGAAGAGTGTAGATAACCTCGGCTTGGCTCGCGCCTTATTTATGCCACAGATCTCGGCCGTTGCTAATTATACGCTGGCGGGCGGTGGTCGTAAGATTCAGTTTCCGGTAGGCGACTTGTTAAATCCCGTATATACGACCTTAAATCAACTGACAGGCACTTCGGCATTTCCGCAGATCGCCAATGTGAACGAACAATTCTTACCCAATAATTTTCACGAAACAAAACTGCGCGTAATCCAACCACTTTTCAACCCTGAAATTTATTTCAACTACAAAGCGCAAAAAGAATTGATCACCGTGCAGCAAGCACAAAAAAATGTTTATCAAAACGAACTGAAATACAACATTACTTCTGCTTACTATCAATACCTACAAAGTGAAGAGGCGTTAACCATATTGAACAAAACAAAAATTCTTTTACAGGAATTACTTAAAATAAATACTCGCTTGGTGGCTAATGCCAAAGCTACCAAAGATGTGGTGCTGTCTACCGAATATGAACTCAGCAAAATCGATCAACAGATTGCGGAAAACCAAAAGAACAACCAAGTGGCACGTTCCTATTTTAATTTTTTGTTGAATCGCGAGTTGGAAGCCCCTATCATCAAAGACACTACGATGGTTTCAACAGCTCAAGTCAATCAAAATTTGAATGACCTTACAGATGAAGCCATCAAAAACAGACAAGAAGTAAAACAACTAGAAGGAGGCATGCGAGCCAACGAAGAATTAGTAGGTCTACAAAAGGGAAATGCTTGGTTGCCCAAGATAAATGCCGTGGGCGATATTGGTTACCAAGGTTTTCAATACAAGTTCGACCAGCCCCAACAATTTTATTTAGTGCAGTTTGGTCTGAGTTGGGATATTTTTAAAGGCGGAGAAAAACGCATGCGCGTGCAACAAGCCCGCATCGATCAATCGGTGCTGGAAAACAAAATGCAGCAATTGAAAAAGCAGATTGAGTTGCAAGTCATTCAAGCTTATTATGAATTAGAAACATCGCGCCAAGCGTTGGCCTCCTCGCAAAGTGGCGTGCGCAGTACCGAAAAATCGTTCCAAATTATCCGTAGCAAGTACAATGAAGGCCAAGCGATTTTATTGGAATACTTAGATGCGCAAAATAAATTAACTACTTCTAGTTTAACGCAATCCATCAATTATTACGAACTGCTTCGTAAAGAGGCAGCCTTACATAAAACATTATCGAACTTATAA
- the dinB gene encoding DNA polymerase IV, whose product MDRSIIHMDLDAFFVAVERAKNPRLNKVPLIIGGASRRGVVAACSYETRKFGVHSAMPMYLALQLCPDAKVISGDMEAYSQYSHLVTEVIADRAPLFEKASIDEFYIDASGMDRFFGTFKWSVELRKKIIKESGLPISMALSVNKLVSKVATAEFKPNAEKQISAGAEKDFLAPLSIEKIPMVGKQTSTFLYDMGVRTVATLREMPLKFLTSAFGKNGISLWNKAHGIDDTPVVSYTEQKSISTESTFETDTIDVKRLKSILIAMVEKVAFQLREQKKLTSCITVKIRYSNFDTETKQIHVPYTSSDHIILRVTQELFDKLYNRRMLIRLVGVRLSNLVQGNHQISLFDDTEEDINLYEAMDFIKHKHGVEKLVRATTLDVSKRVRMEMNMFKGKVTKNLMN is encoded by the coding sequence ATGGATCGCAGCATTATTCACATGGATTTGGACGCCTTTTTTGTGGCCGTTGAGCGAGCCAAAAACCCCCGACTAAACAAAGTGCCTCTTATTATTGGCGGTGCCAGCAGGCGCGGGGTGGTGGCGGCCTGCAGCTACGAAACACGCAAGTTTGGGGTACACTCGGCCATGCCCATGTATTTGGCATTGCAACTTTGCCCCGATGCAAAAGTGATTTCGGGCGATATGGAGGCCTACAGTCAATACTCCCATTTGGTTACCGAGGTAATTGCCGATCGGGCACCGCTTTTTGAAAAAGCTTCTATCGATGAGTTTTATATTGATGCCAGCGGCATGGATCGCTTCTTCGGCACATTTAAATGGTCGGTTGAGTTGCGCAAAAAAATCATCAAAGAAAGTGGCCTGCCCATCTCGATGGCCCTGTCGGTAAACAAGCTCGTATCAAAAGTAGCCACAGCCGAGTTTAAGCCAAATGCCGAAAAACAGATTTCGGCCGGGGCGGAAAAAGATTTTTTGGCTCCACTCTCCATCGAAAAAATTCCAATGGTAGGAAAGCAGACTTCTACTTTTCTCTACGACATGGGCGTGCGCACCGTGGCCACCTTACGGGAAATGCCCCTAAAATTTTTGACCAGTGCCTTTGGCAAAAATGGCATCAGTTTGTGGAACAAAGCACACGGCATTGACGACACGCCCGTGGTGTCATACACCGAACAAAAATCGATTTCCACTGAATCTACTTTTGAAACCGACACCATTGACGTGAAGCGGTTAAAATCCATTTTGATTGCGATGGTAGAGAAAGTAGCATTTCAACTGCGCGAGCAAAAAAAATTGACCTCGTGCATCACCGTAAAAATCCGTTACTCCAATTTTGATACCGAGACAAAGCAAATCCATGTCCCGTACACTTCATCAGACCACATTATTTTGCGCGTGACGCAAGAACTATTCGATAAACTCTACAACCGCAGAATGTTGATTCGCCTGGTAGGTGTTCGGCTAAGCAACCTTGTGCAGGGCAATCATCAAATCAGTTTGTTTGACGACACGGAAGAAGACATCAACCTATACGAGGCCATGGATTTTATCAAACACAAACATGGTGTAGAAAAATTGGTGCGCGCCACCACGCTTGATGTGAGCAAGCGCGTGCGGATGGAGATGAATATGTTTAAAGGAAAGGTGACGAAGAATTTGATGAACTAA